From the genome of Phlebotomus papatasi isolate M1 chromosome 2, Ppap_2.1, whole genome shotgun sequence:
ttaaaaatgcaaaagtcgttattaaacaatcaaagagtgacttggaagaagaatttaaaaaatgtattgcatgcgtgatattcataaccttggcacggtagttgtcattttctctgtttcttatggtagttgctaggaaaatatcaaagtgttttgtttgatttttcagcATAATTTGTGAAGTATTATTAAGTCCATAGTGAAAATCggaggacatacatccatttaaaaagtgaatataaaatatttgtgaaatattacatttaaaaaggatagaaaagtgatttaatttcgcgttgctttcaaaacaagttttatgaaatcttggacaagttgattttgtgaatgaatttggtggttttgtgcaatgaaatcatgttaacaaggacgacaaagatccttaagtacccagagaaatagttgcaatagcagttagcagctgataaggagaaaatctcctcgaaaaggctgcaaggatttccagattccgaagaccactttttctgacataaataaataaataaataaatatcgcaaaaacatcTAAAGAAAGACAaagaggagcctctacagaactcccaaagcaagtggaaaaggacctggCCGGATAAGGTGTCCAAATCTGCTAAGaagttgcatccgctttaaagctataactgctggacagcgcaaGGCGTcagtgaaatttacagaacctctttttggttggacgtccaggaagttcctGGTAATTatcgttcctcaactgttacccgggcataaaggagggattagcataaccatccaatgtgcaagtatacgcagaaaatcctcaacatttgattttctacatatttcgtatgatattttgtcattaatatcactatgtccaactttccaaaagtttttgtccaactttccaaaattttgtctatcttttcaaaatgtgttgttttctaatttgattgaatattctaattaattggtggaaatatctattaaaaactgttgagattctgttagaatatttcacaagcaatctcatgatgcaaagaaaatgaaaaaaaaatatatatatttattcggcttaaaaatgcatttgaaattgaactttttcttaagtgtctccctttccaccattcaccctaGAACTTGCAAAAACTCCTAGTTACCAGCTTTGCAAAGTTCCTAGTAAAGATAGTCAGCTGCGATAATCTTATCTGGGTTTGTCACACTATggttgtttttattaaaataaataaattttatatttgggTTATAGGGTGAACCAAGTCAATCAGGAAAATAGTAGAATGGCTCTTAGTGATTTGGATTGAAACAAAAACGCAATTAAATTGAATagttatacacagaaaaaattattttgtaaaattgttcgtaaatgtttgtaaaatcctatggcagacttacgaaatgctcgtgaatcgtataacccacaaacaagttcgtaaaatgttgtacttttttttacaaacattgttaaTGAtagcgtgaatcgtgtgcgaagatggaaacttgattgattCATCGCACAAAacgccactaaattttcattttcctctagaagaaaatctaaggatttcctgggattttgtgagATGGGATTATGAATCTTGTAAGTAAGAGATATTTTTGGCATAGCTGAAGAATCGATATGGTTTGCTTGGTAGTAAGCAAAAATCACtcaacttgaacatcatttttgtgtgcgaaacatCTAAGCCTTTCCCtacgatattaggtgagattcttaacaatctcacctactgtaatcctaataaaatttcatgtcgtccgatcgacctcaaacttgtcATAGACATAGACACCTATAGGACcgaaaaatatttagttatcgaattttcgagggtaataaaatatataataaaggTGTATCCCACATAACATATCcaactttagaacaaaaataaagaaaattattacatACGTTTAATCGTTTTTAATCGTTCTGTTGCAGCTGCGAAGACTCTATTGATTAGTGGGTTCAGAATGAACGATCCTCTCCTTCTACTGAGAACTGATGGATGCCTGAATCATGAATAAAtatcatcattattttattgttcgaactccacagagagatcattatacagtgcccgcttcgttatccggatgattgggagacaatatgacagatgtccgcttcgttatccggatggattttttgaatttgttcaacgtctcgaaaatatgatacaatttttttttgtagaattagtaaaaaaaaaacgttttaaagaagattaagaaGACATAATTCCAGAATTCTACTGAAGAAAACTAGaatttcattgctgaacacacacgcgtgcatgacctcaaaattattttaaatgtaactgtCGATAACTCATCCGGATTACGCCAATCCGGATTAGAGAACGGGCAttgcatatcgctccttggaaattagaAGGGattaactcaagcaagttgatctcTTGTCATccttatttcaggaaaatttgccTGTCACTTAGAATGTCAAGAAACCAActcagaaaaaatgttttttgaaagcagaaaaaaagctccgatgtttatattaatgcTCAGAATACAGTTGAATGATTCCTTTTTTCAAGCTCAcaaattatataggggaaactggggcaccaccaaacacgcggtagcaccaaacactgcgattttttaatcagatattcaatTTCTGAGGATAAGgcctatagaaatttataggcactacagggatgcttgtccattgaagaaatggtcgagataatccaagtagtttagaaataaaaattagtgtttggtgctaccccatgtttggtggtgtctCAGTTTCCCCTAGGCCCCTTTATATTTGGGATTGTTGGAAAAGATGGAAAGGGATGATGGAAAGTTGAAAATTTCTGAcagatttaaaccaattttcaaTCGATTATAAATCGGCACTACATCGGTTATTAACCGATGACTTGACCGATGAGCAGTTTTTGTTGCAAATCAATCGTATTTACTTTtgagctattttgggcgatatTTTGTGTGAGttataaatctgttcaaattGGTAAATGATGGGAAAGTATTTTTAAGCTATAGTATCTAAAGCACTAGTTCTAGCATTTATCAAAGCATGAAACGCCTTGTGacgttttttaatataataaaagagacagataatcctaaccgacttatgtaggtgagattcttgacGTGAACTAACTCGGAaagcatgcaaattcgatttagagctgaagtttggggacgccattcagttatcttgaatcatattcgtgaaattatacaaattttgtatttaaaccaaaatatcaaggttttggatggagtgacagaaaagtgatataaggataaaatgtagaccagaatattctttataattttgcgtAGAActagatctcatcgattaatcagaagccgagataatcgagtttgtttgtttctgaactcgttttgtGACCTGAGTGATTataagtaggtgagattgttaagaatctcacctaattggTACAATTACACatggagatatggccatttaaAATTCGAGATTGTCTGAAAGATTGTCGTTGTTAATATAGGCTTATTTAGGTTTATCATTGATTGCGTAAAGCTATTGATAAACCTCTACTTCAATTCTAACGTTGGAGACTTCTGCGGATCAGTTAAACTTTATAAGCCAGAGAAAAGCAGCAATTCAGTCGTGACTAGTGACGGTGTCTGTAAAATTTGTTAATAATGGGTGATGaggggaaaataatttttggcgGAGAACTAGCCACAGATCTTTCAAAATCATTCAGTTCTTTGGGTGAAAtgtgttattattatttaaataaaaatcgggATAAAAGTAGATTGGTAAGTTCAAAATTCTTCCTCTAAGTACAATTGCATACAATAAGCCTTTTTATTAATTCACTTATTTAATTTCTGGAAAGATTGATGGGGTCACTGGGAGAAAATTCTCTTTCGGTGCAATTAAGGACAAAGCCCTTCATTTGGCAGAGTTTTTCCGCCAAGTCGGGATTAAAGAAGGAGATGTTATTGGGATTTGTTGTGAAAATCGAATTGAATTCACAATTACTATGCATGGTGCTTATTTTGTTGGAGCAACAATAGTTCCTATCAATTATCTCTTCAAAGATCGTAAGTTTaaacttaagaaattttttaaaataattatcacTTGTACAGcaatttattactattattttatACAGTGGAAATGATCCATATAATTCAACTGACtcaacctaaaataatatttgGCTCAGAATTCGCCATTGAGAAGGTCTTCAACACGTCTAAAAAATTCTCCTTCGTTGAAAAAGTTATTCAATACGGTGATACTGTGTTAATTGATGGAATTCGTGCTTTTGAGGATATTCTAAAGGACAAGAGATATACCATACGCGAGGAAGACTATGTGTATCCAAAGAAAGATCTCAATAGGAATGCTATAATTGCGCTGTCTTCAGGAACAACGGGACTCTCAAAAGGAGTGCAGATCACTGAATCGAATCTTATGGCCACATTATCAATTTTAAAGTAAGTACtaaatttgggaaaaattgaaCTATGATATTTTTCGGGACGAGTTGGGCTAAATGATAACGGGCAGTAAGTGGTCATTAAGTGTCATGATTACGGGgagaataattttaatgaaagcaTTTTTTGTCGCTTAGATTCTGCCAACACCAATGTAGAAACGGATGAATTTTGGTACTAGAGACACTTCCAAATTCGAACAGAAAGTGCTTCGGCCTCTATGCGAACGAAACtagaagtaaaaatgtctttttataaagtttacgaaaccgatcttcgaatttatTAAACTTCAGCTGTTAATAaagaaagtttttcaaaaaaaaaaacatcaactcAAAATTCCCCAAAATGACCCTTCTTCCAGCTCTTTTAGGAATGACTTAACCTAATTTATTGTATGTTAGTCAAGTAAAGAGTccctaagggcctcgacagaccagaggattagccgagagatggcttagcgtaaatttattcgaaataatgattaagctacatttctataattttccactaagtcgtctctcggcttaagtcgcaagtgtgtctaggacaagGAGCTCTTCATTTTTCGTCCAGAGAATTGTTCATTAAgctgcggagtcacatttattaagacacataggaaaaatttagacatTACGAATCTTGTCGTACGGATATCTTGGAATCGTACGAAACATGGACACTTTCCTCTATTTGTCTTCCCCCAAGTTTTGAATTAGTGCCTTAGCTCAtacttgataaatgcgcttttggttcacaaaatttataaaccCTACGGTCCGCTTATTACACTacttttcactaaaatttgaggagaaaaccgaaaaattttaacaatatcaaataaccaaaaaaaaaacatttttatgtttTCAGATTCTACGTTTTCTCATATATTTTACTactattttttccatgtttGCTGCAGAGGATCGACAAATATCGGTGTAGCTAATGATTCCATCAGCTTGAGCTCCACTCCATGGTCACAGGCTCTCGGTTTTATTACGCAAATTAGATGCGTAGTTGAAGACTTTACTGTGATTTTCATCCCGAGATTTGAAGAACGTCTATTCTTGAACTGCATTGAAAAGTATAAAGTTACTCATCCTTTGATTAACCCTCACACGATATTGTTTTTGGCTAAAAGTCCCCTTGTAATGGAATACGACCTATCCAGTCTTCAAATATTGTTTTGCGGAGGAGCTCCTCTGAGTAAGGAATTGGCAGAGAACATCAAATTAAGACTACCTAATCTCATAGGTATTCGTCAGGGATATGGTCTTTCTgaaacatttttggttatagccaACGTTGGTACAAAAACTAAACCAGGAAGTGTTGGAACTGTATTAAAAGGAACCTATTGCAAAGTTGTTGACCCAGCAACTGGTAAGAGCCTTGGACCCAATGAAATAGGAGAATTGTACCTCAAAAGTCTACAAACCATGAAGGGTTATATTGGGAATGATGCCGCTACAGAGGAAGCATTCGATCCTGAAGGATGGCTTCGTACAGGAGATCTTGGATATTACGATGAAGACGAATTCTTCTTTATTGTGGATAGGATAAAAGAAGTGATCAAATATAGAGCATTGCAAGTGCCACCAGTTGAATTAGAAGCGCTCCTGCTAGGCCATCCCAAGATCGCTGATGCAGGTGTTACCGGGATTCCGAATGAGGCTGATGGTGAGCATCCAATAGCTTTTGTGGTGAAGAAGCCAAATGAGGAAATTACTGAACAGGAGATAAAGGACTACATTGCCAATCTTGTAATCGATATCAAAAGATTGCGGGGTGGAGTAAGATTTGTGAACAG
Proteins encoded in this window:
- the LOC129804652 gene encoding uncharacterized protein LOC129804652 — translated: MGDEGKIIFGGELATDLSKSFSSLGEMCYYYLNKNRDKSRLIDGVTGRKFSFGAIKDKALHLAEFFRQVGIKEGDVIGICCENRIEFTITMHGAYFVGATIVPINYLFKDLEMIHIIQLTQPKIIFGSEFAIEKVFNTSKKFSFVEKVIQYGDTVLIDGIRAFEDILKDKRYTIREEDYVYPKKDLNRNAIIALSSGTTGLSKGVQITESNLMATLSILKGSTNIGVANDSISLSSTPWSQALGFITQIRCVVEDFTVIFIPRFEERLFLNCIEKYKVTHPLINPHTILFLAKSPLVMEYDLSSLQILFCGGAPLSKELAENIKLRLPNLIGIRQGYGLSETFLVIANVGTKTKPGSVGTVLKGTYCKVVDPATGKSLGPNEIGELYLKSLQTMKGYIGNDAATEEAFDPEGWLRTGDLGYYDEDEFFFIVDRIKEVIKYRALQVPPVELEALLLGHPKIADAGVTGIPNEADGEHPIAFVVKKPNEEITEQEIKDYIANLVIDIKRLRGGVRFVNSIPKNAMGKILRRELKKLIEM